Within Labrus bergylta chromosome 18, fLabBer1.1, whole genome shotgun sequence, the genomic segment tcatgacagcagagaggagcagagaaaagtagctgcagcttcatcaaatgtgcttaatactcgtagcatagtttctatatatgactttttggtaaaacatttacccccccggttttacctgcacgtcctctctcgctcccccgctcgctctctcgctcgctctctcatgcacgcagcaatttcatgaataaatgaaaaattaaatacaaacaggtcggaagtatacttgggctcccaacacaggtatcgtgtgtgggaaacagtgcaatgagatgaaattgaaatcacttttctattttacaattgtattttatattgactaaacatctcgcgatcgactgagaatcagtcagcgatctacctgtcgatcgcgatcgactgtttgggcacccctggtgtaggggttggtttgaaaaagggttTGAGTGAATGTGTAACAAAGTGGCACTCtgccagaggtcagaggtcagactgTTGCGTATGTTTAACGTTTTTAACTgattggtttttattttataaaacaggAATCAGGTGAAGAAACCTCCGATTACCCATAAAGCATTGCGTGACAGCAGTCTGTTAGATAAACATATTGAACCTTAGTGTTTGATGGTAAAGATGAAATCACCTTTTATACCTGCTGGATTATACAGGACTATCAAATAAACCGTGACTGTAGTCATGACTGTAAATATCATTTTTGAAGCTTCAGCATTTATTCATCTCTAatcttttaatttattattaaaaaacacactgatggAGCAGGTTCctactgccccctggtggatcATCAGAGcactgttttttctctctcctcgctccctctctcaattcacttcaattcaaaGGGCTTTATTAGCATGGTGCAGACTCTGTCCTCTTTGGGGAGCCAGGTCTGTCGTTGGCGTCCTCTCTTGATGGCGAGGCCGTGTTCACTGAGTCTGTACGTGGTCAAAGATTTCCTCAGCTTTGGATCAGTCACAGTGCTCAGATATTCTGCCACCGTGTAATCTCTATTTAGGGTCAGATAACATTCtaatttgctttgttttttggttgATTCGGTCCAATGTGttaaatagttttctttttgttttttaataatttgGTTTATTCTGATTGGGTTTCTGTCTGAGGGCTCTGCTTGGGAGTACAGTCCCAGAACCAGGTGTCTGAGGGGGCAGCTCTCTGAAGACTCTCTGGAGGTCAGGGCTTTGTAATGGAGCGTGTCAGGGTCACTTTCTTTTAAATGGTTATACAATTTAAAAGCTCTCTTTTGAATTTTGATGATTAGAGGGTACATTATTTGGGGATTTTCGTTGGACACAGAGGATGGATTTACAGAATTCTGCATGCAGAGTCTCAATTTGGTATTTGTCCCATTTAGAAAAATCTTGGTGTGCGAGAGGACCCCAGATCTCACAACCATACAGAGAAATGGGTTCTACAACGGAGTCCAGAATTTGAAGCCAGATTTGAATAGGGATGTGTAATTTGATGTTCCTTCTGATGGCGTAGAAAGCCCTTCTGGCCTTGTCTCTCAGGTCGTTCACAGCGCTCTTACACTTACCTGTGGTGCTGATGTTATGACCCAGGTAAGTGTAGTTCCTTGTGTGTTCAATTTCAACAGTATCTAGAAAGAATCTCAATGTGTGGTGTTGGaggctgtttcttttttggaaAATCATGATTTTAGTCTTGGATAGATTGACCGTCAGGTCTGGGAGAAACTGTGCAGGAGATCCAGGTGCTGTTGTAGCCCTTCCTTGATTGGAGATCGGAGCACCAGGTCATGTGCGTACAGTAGGCACTTGACTTTAGAGTCTAACAGGGTTAAACCGGGTGCTGCAGACTCTTCTAATGCCTTTGCCAATTCATTGATGTAGATGTTAAAGAGGGTTGGGCTTAAGCTACATCCCTGTCTCCACTTTTGTGGAGCGGCGTTATTAGTCCTTGGTTCCAGATATTGGGGAAGATCCCGGAACTAAGGACAACGTTAAAGAGTTTTAGAATAGCCAAttgaaaagtaaaagtaaaaaaaataaaaatctctgtttctctctctctgtctactAACTAACACTAACGAGTCCTCTCCTTATACCTGTCAGGTAGAAAGCTACAGTATACCTGCAGTTTAAACAGTTCTAAACACTTCTCATAACTTCATCAGACTTTGACTTCCATGTTGCTAATAATAAAACCACTCAAAAGCTTTCTATTGATTCACCAGCCTACACTGATGCCATGAGTTGCACTTCTTATTATTCATGCAGCCTGGATCAAAGATGTTTCAGAATATTCTTGTTTTGGTTCCTTTGTTTTTCCTTCACATGATGTTCTCTCTGTGTCATGATGTTCTCTCTGATGTTCTCTCTGATGTTCTCTCTGGGGAAAACACAGATCAGAGACTTCTCTGATTATGCattgttcaaataaaacagacCTGAGCAGTGAAAAGTGATTTATTAAAGTATGCAGCATTAACATGGAGTGATATCTTCTGCATCTAGAACTGAAGGACGACCCGGATgctgaaataatgaaaatggTATTAGATTGTGAATATCATGTTATACATAACTCTCTGAATTGGTACTCATATTTGAAGAAATGCCCCTCATGGTACAAAAGTCTTTTAAAATCCTgcctgaaacattttcaaacctcCAAACTTTGTCCTCAGAGGGCAGCAGTGATGCAAAAGGCCCGGGACAGACAAAACCCAGAGGGACGCCAGAACTCTACACACATTAACATTACCAACAACTTCAAAAACAGCGAGTTAAATCAGAGCTTAccatttcccagcatgcattagATCAAAACCATCAGTGATGTTCTCAAAGGGCAGGGTATGAGTCACAAACTCGTCGACTTTCAGCTTCTTGTTCATGTACTCCTCCACCAGTTTGGGAACACTTTCCACACTCTTGTAGCctagaaaaatataaatgagaACATTAAACAAAGAGATGTAATGTGTGGCTAACTAAACATTTATTGTAGAAAATTACTGTTTTTTCTcagctgttttttctctctcagcagTGTGTGCCCTGTATGAGAGCTTATTCcctctttttactttgttaGTTTCCAATTCCAGTCGACAAAGTTTTACTCTTTCAAGAAATCTGCTCGCAGGCTTGTAAAGGCTGCACTTTGACACCTGTGAGCCTCGAGCAAAAATGTGATTGGAGCAGGATTGTATACTCAGGTGGATAGTATAATCTTCAACTTGTTTTGCTTCTCAGGTAGAAATAAAATAACCAATATTTGTAAATGACTGCTGAAtataaagacaacaaagaaacGTGTGACAATTGTATTCTGAATTTAGAAGATATTTTACTTAAAACACATAATGTCTAAACTGTATTTCAAGATAATCCATCCAATACTTTACAAGAATTTAATCTGGACTAAAGTGGCAGCAATGTTAAACTACAGTCTCAcattgtaaatggtaaatggatttgagtttatatagcgcttttctagtcttctgacagctcaaagcacttttacactgcatgtcacacctacacattcacacactgatggtagtggttaCTATGTAGTGacaccatcagaagtaactaatcccattcataaacTGTGGGAGCattttggggttaagtgtcttgcccaaggacacatcggacatgttgctggggatcgaaccctcgaccttccggttgagagacaatgacgactctaccaactgagccacagccacgcCCCTTTTGTAACATTGTAAGGTGACAGAATTCTGAGCAGATTCATTAAAATAGACATATTTATCAAAtacaatcaaatgtatttgaTATATTATATACTGCTCTGCAATGAAAATCTCATAATGcatttgatcatttttcatTGAGAAGTGAAATCTCATCAAGTGTCATACGACTGTCAGTGATGACACGAGGATAATGAATACTGAGTGTTAGAAATCTAAATTAGCTGCAGATGAGGGTTTATTATATTTTGGAGAAGGAAATGGAAGTGATTTTAGACACAGTTTTTAGGGAAAACTTTTCGGTGAATACTATTTAAAGTGACTCAACTGTTGAATCAGAAACCCCCCCTCacatgttaaaggctttatttgtgatttttcacacttaaatgtaatagaaatcgtgtatatcctctgaaaataactctgtgagtcatgactgtctacaatgggtgtaacacccgagtcccactgtctgtgatgttttcagagttttcagagtcctatcttcagtttgtttaaatcgcccggacggccggctgactcctcccctcgtgtataaaagtaatttaattgagggactagagaaaagaagaataacatactgtactcactgcttaactgtgtttctagatcacgctcatttcaggtaaatttacatgcagtgtgaagatacaagcataataaagatcgctagcattagcatgctaacacaacaatgcaccgtgagttgttttggtttcatgctggtgctcaagggcgacatctactggatcaaaaaatcacatataaagcctttaaaaaaagtagtagCTTATTACCTCCAAAAGCCGTGCCTTTCCAGGTGCGGCCGGTCACCAGCTGAAACGGACGGGTGGAGATTTCTTGCCCTGCTGCTGCCACCCCGATGATGATGCTGGTGCCCCATCCTTTATGGCAGGCCTCCAGTGCTGCCCTCTACCACAAAGAAACACCATGAGTATTACACAACTATCACATCAACCAACCAGGAACATACCTCGCCCTCATATATGTGTCAGCTGTGTTAAGCTGTTCAGAATGTATTCTCATTTAAAGCCTGACGCAAAACAGTATTTTCTGTTCTGGGATGTGGTGTGTCATgctgctttaaatatttttaacaacAATTTTATGTTATTATTTGATATTATAATAACTTCACCATGATTGCTACATTGCCAACACATTCAAAGGAGTAGTCCACGCCTCCATCTGTCATCTCCACCAGGACCTCTTGGATGGGTTTGCTGTGGTCCTTCGGGTTCACCACGTCTGTGGCACCAAACTCTCGAGCAGTTTGAAACTTGTCGGGGTTGAGATCCACTCCAATAATCCTAGCTGCCCCGGCTGCTTTACAGCCCATGATTGCAGCGAGACCCAGTGCCCCCAAGCCGAACACAGCACAGGTTGAGCCGGCCTCCACCTGCAGAGTGAGGGACAGAGGGGGCAGGTACAGGTCAGCACGTTTCAAGCAGCTATTAATCAAACCTTAATGATAGTAAGGTTGATGAATTATTCCCTCTTTTTACAGGTGCTTTGATTCATCAGTTCAGTTTAGATTTTTATTGTCATCAGGTTGAAACAGTAGACACGTACTGAGGTCTTTTACACCACACATAGCCGCATTGAATCAGTGTTGAGAATCACCATACCTGTGTGAGGGTGTACAGCAGCACAGCACTGCTTCACGCTAAAGTGATGCTTCTATGTTTAGACAGATATTTAGCAGGTAGGAACTGTTAATCATCTAAACGTATTTCATGAGCACTGAACAAGTGCAGCTGAGACTGAATCTCTTCTTTTCTGCAGGAAACTAGGTCAAAACATCGGACTTGTTTGtggctgtggcttagtggtaggtcgtctctcaactggaaggtagGCAGTTGAAtcataaatggtaaatggactgttTTACACCATGTCACATTcacagattgatttttttaaggtttactttagggctttttctgcctttatttacaGGTAGGACAgtgaaatcaaggagagagagagagagggggacgacatgcgggaaaggattcggattcgaacccagggcGCACGCTTAAAGGACTTGTCTCtttatattcacacactgatgacagatcAGACTACATAGTATTACTGTAAATCACATTACTCTCACACATCTATGTTAATGCTGTGATTACTGCAGGAGCTGTGATAGAACAGCTAACACTCAGATTGAAAGTTGAAAAGAGATTTGATTTGTCAGAAGGTAAGTAAAGCGCTTTCAGTTcagtccatttaccttttagcaCTTCATTCAAATGCTGGCCCCGTCCTTCTGCCTAATgctctggtttgttttttttccatctaaaAGTAATAATTGTTACCTCATGAGGTCTGCCCTTACATCACAACAGACTAATAATCTGCCCTCCATATACTTTCCATACAGGATGGATCAGAGACCCtaagaatgtgtttgtttgatggaTTCTAAGGTTTTCTCTCCTCAGAGAACACAATAAGGGAGCTTGCTTGATAAAGTAGTAGAGTGACATCCTGGTAGAAGGCCGACTCACCTTGGCTGTGTTTACAGCAGCTCCATACCCGGTGGTGATGCCACAGCCCAGCAGACACACCTTGTCCAGGGGGGCTCTGTGGTCCACTTTGGCCAGTGAGATCTCAGCCACCACAGTGTACTCGGAGAAAGTGCTACAGCCCATGAATTGGAAGAGGCTCTTGCCTTTGCAGGAGAAACGGGTTGTCCCATCCGGCATCAAACCTCTGCCCTGAGTGAGCCTGAAGaacaagacacaaacacatatctgacaactgTACTGAGCAAAGCATTGATGCTTCGAAGCTGGGCTGCAAGGATTCACATGGCTGTGACTTTACCTGATCTTTTGACACAGGTTGGTTTTGGGATTCTTACAGAACTTGCACTCTCCACACTGTGGGATATATAAGGGTATGACCTTGTCtcctaaaacacaaaaagtgttATTCCAGAGCTTTGTTTGTCCTATTCTTACAGCAATCATTTCTGCCAAGAgaagggaagggagggagaACCTGGTTGAAACTTGGTGACTCCCTCTCCAACACTCTCCACGATGCCAGCTCCCTCGTGGCCCAGCACAACCGGGAACACTCCCTCAGGATCCGATCCACTTAGTGTGTAAGAGTCTGTGTGACAGATTCCTGTTGCTACAAcctgaaaaatgtttcaaaaaaggAATATTTGTTGAAGTGAGCCAATCAATCAGCTCATGGATCATATCTGATGGTTAATTATATAAATACTTGAAGATTTTTTATAATTTCCTAAAGTAGAGATTATCTTAAAGGTAAAGGGATTGGTTTTCACAAATCAGATGTCTTACCTTGAGACGAACTTCCCCACCTTTAGGGGGCGCCaactccacctcctccatcacAAGCGGTTCCCCAGCCTTCCATGCtactgcagctctgcagcggATCACCTTCAACACAACACCCAAGAGCTTCAGCAGGCCTGGTATCACTCATGATAAACAACCCATTAGTGGAGGCAGCCTTGACCATAAGGATATTTGGGAAAATTACATTTCTCTCTGTTGTCAACTAAAGTCTCTCTAGTGTTGAAACACACCATCAGGGTCACCATCAGTTCTCCTACTGTGTTTCCCAATAGTCTTCATTTATAAGACCCATAAAACTGTCTCCAAAACATACTTTGACCCTTTTCTATTTTGGGCAGACATGTTGCAACATTAGGAAGCCCCcacaagagaaacagaaaactcCTCTTTgagttcctttaaaaaaatcttttataTAATAGATTGTGAAATACAGAGAAACAAAGGGACTGTTTCTCTTTTACAGttttcaaaataattcaaattatcaaactcaaactgtgcaattaaaaaaagacttatacaagaaatgtacataacccatgcagggataaaatatatgtgtaatttaaagcaagaacctataaacagttgaggaaaacatctataattagacctgaatataaaaaaaaaaaaaaagtgttgaccttttGAAGTTGTTCCACTTCATAGACGTTTTAAACCCACCACTGATTTCCTGTCTTCATTAATGTGAACACTCCCTCAGCTCCATGGAAACAGAATTGCGGTAAAAAGTGGTAATGTTAGCAAATATTGTAGGCTACTTGGTGGAATCTGTTTAACTATTTAAACCAGCACAACATTTAGATACATCCCATGTAAGGCATGCTTACCCTCCCTGCAGTTTCCATGATGTTTCTCAGTTAAAGGTTAGATAACAATGCAGAACAGTCAGCGGAGTTTGGATCAATCACAAATAAGGGACCTTCCTCTTTAGGGTGTGTACTTATCCAAACACTGTGGAAATAGGTCTACTTTCTGAAAGGCtcacttcctccctcctttaaccacaaacacaatgtgatgaaatatgatACACAAATGGTGTTACCTAAGACTAGacaattccaccagatgcgtgttcaGTCCGTCTCCGCTCCGTTACAGCAGCGGAGCTGATTGGTTActttattcagtgtgtgtgtgtgtgtgtgtgtgtgtgtgtgtgtgtgtgtttcaactGGCTCCTCTACGTGTCTCACAGCTGTCTCAGCTCCAGGTCCAGAGTCCTCCTCAGCagataccatagactgtaaatattactggacgaaccctgacccgtctgttacataggcagcaaatgagtccaatcgaggGCCGCATCCATactggatttgcagtctcaacctaacttcggatcaattatcaaactcaaactgtgcaattaaaaaaagacttatacaagaaatgtacataacccgtgcagggataaaatatatgtgtaatttaaagcaagaacctataaacagttgaggaaaacatctataattagacctgaatataaaaaaaaaaaaaagtgttgaccttttGAAGTTGTTCCACTTCATAGACGTTTTAAACCCACCACTGATTTCCTGTCTTCATTAATGTGAACACTCCCTCAGCTCCATGGAAACAGAATTGCGGTAAAAAGTGGTAATGTTAGCAAATATTGTAGGCTACTTGGTGGAATCTGTTTAACTATTTAAACCAGCACAACATTTAGATACATCCCATGTAAGGCATGCTTACCCTCCCTGCAGTTTCCATGATGTTTCTCAGTTAAAGGTTAGATAACAATGCAGAACAGTCAGCGGAGTTTGGATCAATCACAAATAAGGGACCTTCCTCTTTAGGGTGTGTACT encodes:
- the LOC109992144 gene encoding alcohol dehydrogenase class-3 chain L isoform X2, with translation METAGRVIRCRAAVAWKAGEPLVMEEVELAPPKGGEVRLKVVATGICHTDSYTLSGSDPEGVFPVVLGHEGAGIVESVGEGVTKFQPGDKVIPLYIPQCGECKFCKNPKTNLCQKIRLTQGRGLMPDGTTRFSCKGKSLFQFMGCSTFSEYTVVAEISLAKVDHRAPLDKVCLLGCGITTGYGAAVNTAKVEAGSTCAVFGLGALGLAAIMGCKAAGAARIIGVDLNPDKFQTAREFGATDVVNPKDHSKPIQEVLVEMTDGGVDYSFECVGNVAIMRAALEACHKGWGTSIIIGVAAAGQEISTRPFQLVTGRTWKGTAFGGYKSVESVPKLVEEYMNKKLKVDEFVTHTLPFENITDGFDLMHAGK
- the LOC109992144 gene encoding alcohol dehydrogenase class-3 chain L isoform X1, yielding METAGRVIRCRAAVAWKAGEPLVMEEVELAPPKGGEVRLKVVATGICHTDSYTLSGSDPEGVFPVVLGHEGAGIVESVGEGVTKFQPGDKVIPLYIPQCGECKFCKNPKTNLCQKIRLTQGRGLMPDGTTRFSCKGKSLFQFMGCSTFSEYTVVAEISLAKVDHRAPLDKVCLLGCGITTGYGAAVNTAKVEAGSTCAVFGLGALGLAAIMGCKAAGAARIIGVDLNPDKFQTAREFGATDVVNPKDHSKPIQEVLVEMTDGGVDYSFECVGNVAIMRAALEACHKGWGTSIIIGVAAAGQEISTRPFQLVTGRTWKGTAFGGYKSVESVPKLVEEYMNKKLKVDEFVTHTLPFENITDGFDLMHAGKCIRVVLQF
- the LOC109992144 gene encoding alcohol dehydrogenase class-3 chain L isoform X3 → MEEVELAPPKGGEVRLKVVATGICHTDSYTLSGSDPEGVFPVVLGHEGAGIVESVGEGVTKFQPGDKVIPLYIPQCGECKFCKNPKTNLCQKIRLTQGRGLMPDGTTRFSCKGKSLFQFMGCSTFSEYTVVAEISLAKVDHRAPLDKVCLLGCGITTGYGAAVNTAKVEAGSTCAVFGLGALGLAAIMGCKAAGAARIIGVDLNPDKFQTAREFGATDVVNPKDHSKPIQEVLVEMTDGGVDYSFECVGNVAIMRAALEACHKGWGTSIIIGVAAAGQEISTRPFQLVTGRTWKGTAFGGYKSVESVPKLVEEYMNKKLKVDEFVTHTLPFENITDGFDLMHAGKCIRVVLQF